In one Methylobacterium sp. SyP6R genomic region, the following are encoded:
- a CDS encoding methionine ABC transporter ATP-binding protein translates to MTAPVRVPVPADLSGRLGDPDALVRLESVAKTYTARRGAGAVTALEDIDLSVSRGRVLGVIGRSGAGKSTLIRLVNGLERPSRGRVIVDRAEISSLSESALRAERRGIGMIFQHFNLLSARTAAGNVALPLEVAGADKRAIRARVAELLDLVGLGPQADRYPAELSGGQKQRVGIARALATNPKVLLSDEATSALDPETTRSILDLLGRINRDLGLTILLITHEMAVIRAIADEVAVLDGGRIAEKGDVFEVFTRPQAAITRTFLDEETGRTLPPALAGRLSPGLTAGEGKQAVLRITFRGPHATDPVLAQLARDAGIPAGILSGTVDEIAGRPFGTLVVGIPPEPAIVERAQAFLAARGLDVEMLGTLDLAGWQQTAAPRLQNPSRTDPRHVA, encoded by the coding sequence GTGACGGCCCCCGTCCGCGTGCCCGTGCCGGCGGACCTGAGCGGCCGGCTCGGCGATCCCGATGCGCTCGTCCGGCTGGAGAGCGTGGCGAAGACCTACACGGCGCGCCGTGGCGCCGGCGCCGTCACGGCGCTCGAGGATATCGATCTCTCGGTGTCGCGCGGCCGGGTGCTCGGCGTCATCGGCCGCTCGGGCGCCGGCAAGTCGACGCTGATCCGCCTGGTCAACGGGCTGGAGCGGCCGAGCCGGGGCCGGGTGATCGTCGATCGGGCCGAGATCTCGAGCCTGTCGGAATCCGCCCTGCGGGCCGAGCGCCGCGGCATCGGCATGATCTTCCAGCACTTCAACCTGCTCTCGGCCCGCACGGCGGCCGGCAACGTCGCGCTGCCCCTCGAAGTGGCGGGCGCCGACAAGCGCGCGATCCGCGCTCGCGTCGCGGAACTCCTCGACCTCGTCGGGCTCGGCCCCCAGGCCGACCGCTACCCGGCCGAGCTGTCGGGCGGCCAGAAGCAGCGTGTCGGCATCGCGCGGGCGCTCGCCACCAACCCGAAGGTGCTGCTCTCCGACGAGGCGACCTCGGCCCTCGACCCCGAGACCACCCGCTCGATCCTCGACCTGCTCGGCCGGATCAACCGCGATCTCGGCCTGACGATCCTGCTCATCACCCACGAGATGGCGGTGATCCGGGCGATCGCCGACGAGGTCGCGGTGCTCGACGGCGGCCGCATCGCCGAGAAGGGCGACGTGTTCGAGGTCTTCACCCGGCCGCAAGCCGCGATCACCCGCACCTTCCTCGACGAGGAGACCGGCCGCACCCTGCCGCCGGCGCTCGCCGGCCGCCTCAGCCCCGGCCTGACGGCCGGGGAGGGGAAACAGGCGGTCCTGCGCATCACCTTCCGCGGTCCGCACGCCACCGATCCGGTTCTGGCGCAGCTCGCCCGCGACGCCGGCATCCCGGCCGGCATCCTCTCCGGCACCGTCGACGAGATCGCCGGCCGCCCCTTCGGCACCCTGGTGGTCGGGATTCCCCCCGAGCCCGCAATCGTCGAACGGGCGCAGGCCTTCCTCGCCGCCCGCGGCCTCGACGTCGAGATGCTGGGCACCCTCGACCTCGCCGGCTGGCAGCAGACCGCCGCGCCCCGCCTCCAGAATCCCTCTCGGACCGATCCGCGTCATGTCGCCTGA
- a CDS encoding methionine ABC transporter permease: MSPELTRLLVQATIDTLQMVAVAASLGTLVGLPLGVFLATSGRGELLAAPWLNRVLGLVVNATRSTPFIILVVAIIPFTRLVAGTSIGTNAATVPLTIAAIPFIARLVEGAVREVDGGLVEAARAFGASPLQIVLKVLIPEALPGIVLGLTLAVVSLIGFSAMVGAVGGGGLGDLGIRYGYQRFMPEMMLAVVVVLIVLVQLVQTLGDRLARRMNKRLRHG, translated from the coding sequence ATGTCGCCTGAACTGACCCGCCTCCTCGTCCAGGCCACGATCGACACGCTGCAGATGGTGGCGGTGGCGGCCTCGCTGGGCACGCTGGTCGGCCTGCCGCTCGGCGTGTTCCTCGCCACCAGCGGCCGCGGCGAACTCCTGGCCGCGCCCTGGCTCAACCGGGTGCTCGGCCTCGTCGTCAACGCCACCCGCTCGACCCCGTTCATCATCCTGGTGGTGGCGATCATCCCGTTCACCCGGCTGGTCGCCGGGACCTCGATCGGCACCAACGCCGCCACCGTGCCGCTCACCATCGCGGCGATCCCGTTCATCGCCCGCCTCGTCGAGGGCGCGGTGCGGGAGGTCGATGGCGGCCTCGTCGAGGCGGCCCGCGCCTTCGGGGCGAGCCCGCTGCAGATCGTCCTCAAGGTGCTGATCCCCGAGGCTCTGCCGGGCATCGTGCTGGGCCTCACCCTGGCGGTGGTGTCGCTGATCGGCTTCTCGGCGATGGTCGGCGCCGTCGGCGGCGGGGGCCTGGGCGATCTCGGCATCCGCTACGGCTACCAGCGCTTCATGCCCGAGATGATGCTCGCCGTGGTGGTGGTGCTGATCGTCCTGGTGCAGCTGGTCCAGACCCTCGGCGACCGGCTGGCGCGGCGCATGAACAAGCGCCTGCGCCACGGCTGA
- a CDS encoding MetQ/NlpA family ABC transporter substrate-binding protein has translation MLRTLTLAVLLATAGLPALAQTQRVRIGATPGPHAQILEAVKPIAAKKGIDLQVVEFSDYVVPNEALSSGELEANSFQHQPYLDNQKADRGYKIESVAQTVNFPMGVYSKRHKSFDAVPAGGTVAIPNDPTNGGRALLLLQDKGLLKLKPDVGFKPSVADITENPKRLRIIEVDAAQTPRSLDDVDAAAVNTNYATAAGLKPGDAILKEDPKGPYVNVIAVRSADKDKPWVRTLVESYRSPEVKAFIETKFGGAVITSW, from the coding sequence ATGCTGCGTACCCTCACCCTGGCGGTCCTCCTCGCCACCGCCGGCCTGCCGGCCCTTGCCCAGACCCAGCGCGTGCGCATCGGCGCCACGCCGGGCCCGCACGCCCAGATCCTGGAGGCGGTCAAGCCGATCGCCGCCAAGAAGGGCATCGACCTTCAGGTGGTCGAGTTCTCGGATTACGTCGTGCCGAACGAGGCTCTGTCGTCCGGCGAGCTGGAGGCCAACTCGTTCCAGCACCAGCCCTATCTCGACAACCAGAAGGCCGATCGCGGCTACAAGATCGAGAGCGTGGCCCAGACGGTGAACTTCCCGATGGGCGTCTACTCGAAGCGCCACAAGAGCTTCGATGCGGTGCCCGCCGGCGGCACGGTGGCGATCCCCAACGACCCGACCAATGGCGGCCGCGCCCTGCTGCTGCTCCAGGACAAGGGGCTCCTGAAGCTCAAGCCCGATGTCGGCTTCAAGCCGAGCGTCGCCGACATCACCGAGAACCCGAAGCGCCTGCGCATCATCGAGGTCGACGCGGCCCAGACCCCGCGCTCCCTCGACGACGTCGATGCGGCCGCGGTCAACACCAACTACGCCACCGCCGCCGGCCTCAAGCCCGGCGACGCGATCCTGAAGGAGGACCCCAAGGGCCCCTACGTCAACGTGATCGCGGTGCGCAGCGCCGACAAGGACAAGCCCTGGGTCAGGACCCTCGTCGAATCCTACCGCTCGCCCGAGGTGAAGGCCTTCATCGAGACCAAGTTCGGCGGCGCGGTGATCACCAGCTGGTGA